The genomic DNA TGCAGGGAATACCAGAATTAACGGAGAAATCAATCCAAAATATCAAGACGTATTTGTGTTTACTAACGATTTTGCTGCCTTACAAAAAGATTCTAAATCTTTTTCTGTAGAAGATGGTTTGCTAGTCGCCGAAAGCGAAACAGGTATATGCAAAGTGATTTGTTTTAGTCCAGATCACTCAAAAAGTTTAGCAGACATGGATGTTAAAGACATTCAAAAAGTGGTTTTCGCATGGCAAAAAGAATTCAAAGAACTGTCTGAAAACCCAAACATTAATTACGTCCAAATATTTGAAAACAAAGGAGCCGTAATGGGGTGTAGCAATCCACATCCGCATGGACAAATCTGGAGTCAATCTACACTTCCTAATGAAGTTGACAAAAAAAATACGCAGCAACTAGCCTATTATACCAAAAATAACTCCAGCCTTTTAGGTGATTATCTAGCACAAGAATTAGAAAAGCAAGAACGTATTATTTTTGAAAATGATAGTTTTGTAGTTTTAATACCCTTTTGGGCTGTATGGCCATTTGAAACCATGATTGTGCCTAAAAAACAACAAGCTACTATTTTAGAATTAAATGAGGCTGAAGCATTACAATATGCCGAAGCTATTTCTGTGTTAACAAAAGCATACGATAAATTATTTAATACATCGTTCCCCTACTCTAGTGGTATACATCAAGCTCCAACGGATGGAGAGGAAAATAAGCACTGGCATTGGCACATGAGTTTTTATCCGCCATTATTAAGAAGTGCTACGGTTAAGAAATTTATGGTAGGCTATGAAATGTTTGGTTCTCCGCAACGTGATATCACTGCTGAAATTGCAGCAAGAATGATACGTGAACTGATTTAACGATTATTTTTAATAGCAAATAATATTTAAAAACCTGATGCTACGCATCAGGTTTTTATTTTAATAATTTATTGGGTTACATACTAATTTCTGTTTTCAAAAGTTATATTTTAGCCAATAATTGGTATTCTAAATCATCTTTATTTAACAATGAAACGCTACTTATATTTTAGCCTTACTGTATTTTTTTTAATATTCTGGAGTTCTTGCCGTAAAGATTTTGAATTTTCCCCTAGTACTGGTAATCTTGAATTTTCAAAAGACACGGTGTATCTAGATACCATTTTTACTAATATTGGCTCTAGCACCTATAACTTAAAAGTATACAATAGAAGTAACGAAGATATTTCTATACCCTCTCTAAGATTAGCATTAGGTGAAAACTCTAACTACAGACTAAATGTAGATGGTCTTGCTGGTAAAATTTTTGAAGATGTACAAATATTAGCCAAAGACAGCCTATTTATCTTTGTAGAATCAACCATAGATATTAATAATTTCCCAAATCCAAACGGAAACTTTCTATATACCGATCAAATTGAATTTGATGCCGATGCCAATCTTCAAAAAGTAGAACTTGTTACCTTAGTGCAAGATGCAGTCTTTATTTACCCTAATCGAGATAATACAACTAAAGTTATAGAAACATTAATACTTGATATAGGTGGCGAAACGGTTGAAACCGAATTGCAAGGACGCGAATTATTACCAACAGAACTTACTTTTACAAATGAAAAACCCTATGTTATTTATGGTTTTGCAACCGTACCAAATGGAGAAACTCTAACCATTAATGCTGGAGCTAGACTACATTTTCATAATAACTCGGGAATCATCGTGTCTAATAATGCCTCATTACAAGTTAATGGTTTGCATAGTAACAATCAGGATTTATTAGAAAATGAAGTTATCTTTGAAGGAGATCGCTTAGAGCCTAATTTATCAGATGTTCCTGGACAATGGGGGACCATTTGGTTATTAGATGGTAGCATTAATAATTCAATAAACTATGCCACCATTAAAAACGCATCCGTTGGTATTCTATGTGATGGTAGCCCTAATGCTATTTCAGAGGTGCTTACTATATCCAATTCGCAAATTTACAATTCTAGTAATTTTGGTATTCTAGGAAGAAATACCTCTATTTCTGGAGAAAACATCATTATTAATAATACGGGACAATCATCTTTTGCTGGTACATTAGGGGGCAGATATAATTTTACGCACAGTACAATTGCAAACTATTGGAATAACGGATCTAGGCAATTCCCTTCTGTTTTGCTTAATAATTTTGTTTTAGATGAAGACAACAATGCTACAATAGCCAATTTAGCAGAAGCCAACTTTAATAATTGTATCATTTACGGAAATAATAATCCGGAAATTCTACTTGATGAAATCGAAGATAATGCTGTTGTATTTAATTTTAAATTCACCAATTGCTTAATTCGTTTTGAAGATAGGAATAATAACTTTACTGGGCCTAACTATGATTTAAATGATACGAGTCATTATGAAGGAAATATTTTCAATGAAACCCCCGATTTTCTTGACCCATCACTAAACAAATTGATCATAGGTAACGAATCCGCAGGCAATAATCAAGGACTCCCTGTTTTTGCTACTCAAGTGCCTTTAGATATTTTAAATGTAAATAGAACAACATCTCCTGATTTAGGGGCCTATCAGCATATAACTTTTCCTGAGGAAAACTAATTTTAAATGCCTTATTAGTCTTTTTACCAGGCTAGTTATGAACAGACTTGATTTTGTAAAAAAATTCAACTAACTTCGTTTAACAGTCAATAAAGTTCATTGAAACGTAACTTTATCTTTGCATTGTAGCCAATTTTTAAACCTATGAATGAAAATAACAGGAAAAGAGTATTTGTCTCATACTCATGGGATAATCAAGAACATCAAGAATGGGTTTTAAATTTATCGAAAGAGTTAATGAAAAAATTTGGTGTAGATATAATACTAGATCAATTTGAATTAAGTGCTGGGAAAGATTTGACTTATTTTATGGAAAGTTCAATTGAAAAAGCAGATAAAGTTTTAGTAATACTAACACCAAACTACAAGTTAAAAGCTGAAAACAGAAGTAAGGGAGTTGGATATGAAACTTCAATGATCTCTCAAGAAATTTTTCAATCACCAATATCCACGGTTAAATTTATACCAATCCTTAGAGAAGGTAGTTTAGCTACCTCGACTCCTAAATTTCTAAAATCAAAAATTTATCATGAAATGGTTGATGACAGTAAGTACATAAATAAACTTTATGAATTGTCTCAAATAATTTATGACAAACCATTAATAGAGAAGCCAGAACTTGGAGAAATACCTGATTTTAAAGACAAAAAAATTGATCCAATAATTGACATTGCAATTGCTGTATCAAATGAAGAAAAATTAAATAATGAGATTGATTCAATTATGGAATCATTCCAAGGTGCTTCTCTTTTTAAAGATGAGATTGAAAAATTAAAATTAATGTTGAATGAGAAAATAAAACTATACAGAACAAGTACAGCATTACCTTTCAATCATCAATTAAATAATAGAGACTCCTATGTTATTAGTGTTTTAAAATATTCAGTCAGTTTTTATTGGAATTTGCCCTTTTCAAATACAGTTATGGATTCAGAATTAGTAGTTAGATACTGGAATGGTGTTATACATCTTGAAAGAGGTCATTATTTTCCTGGACGTGAACCAAAAGTCGTAAAAGAAACTATCTATTCATTAGATATGGATTACAGCAAAAACTTATTATGGCATAATCAAAAACAAAAAATGACTACCTCTGAGATAGTACAACAAGCATTTCTTTATCTGATTGAGAATGTACAAAAAGAGAAAAGTAAGAAATTTAGGAGTTAAACTGGCCACAACAACGTGTCAATTGCTGGTTCTGTTTGTACTCGGAAAATCCTACGGATTTTCTTCTGGTTTGTTTTCTTTTGCTAACTTAGTTCCAGCCAACGCAACTAACCATACGCAAACGCGTTAAACAAACATCTAAAAATATTTGATAACACTTAATTTACATATCAAAAACAAAAAATCCTGCATAAAGCAGGATTTTTAATTAACACCATATAAAAAGTTTAAACAAACAAAGGTTTATCCTTCATCATTGTATTAACTTTATCTTTTATAGCCTCTAAAACTGATTCATCTTCAAAATTAGTGATCACTTCATCTATTAATTCTACAATGGCCAACATGTCGGCTTCTTTTAAACCACGGGTTGTAACAGCTGAAACACCTAAACGAATTCCAGATGTAACAAACGGTGACTTATCATCAAAAGGCACCATATTTTTATTTACCGTAATATCTGCTTTAACCAGAGCCTGCTCAGCATCTTTACCAGAAAGGTTTTTGTTACGCAAATCAATCAACATACAGTGATTATCGGTTCCACCAGAAATAATATTATAGCCTTTAGCAACCAAAGCATCAGCCATAGCTGCAGCATTACTTTTTACTTGCAATTGGTAGTTTAAAAAATCATCCGTTAACGCTTCTCCAAAAGCAATAGCTTTGGCAGCAATAACATGTTCTAAAGGACCGCCTTGATTTCCAGGAAAAACAGCAGAATCCAATAATGATGACATTTTACGTAAGTTTCCATTTTTTAAAGTAATTCCAAATGGATTATCAAAATCTTGCCCCATCATTATAATACCTCCTCTAGGACCTCTTAAAGTCTTATGGGTGGTGGTTGTAACAATATGACAATGTGGTAACGGATCATTTAAAATCCCCTTAGCTATCAATCCTGCAGGATGTGATATATCTGCCATTAAAATAGCGCCAACACTATCAGCTATAGTTCTAAAACGTTTAAAATCAATATCGCGAGAGTATGCAGATGCACCAGCAATAATTAATTTTGGCTGCTCTTTAGTAGCTACCTCCTGAATTTTATCATAATTTAATATACCTGTCTCCTGCTCTACACCATAAAATACAGGATTATAAAGTTTACCAGAAAAATTTACTGGAGATCCATGAGTTAAATGTCCTCCGTGTGATAAATCGAAACCTAAAATTTTATCACCAGGTTTTAAACATGCATGATACACTGCTGTATTAGCCTGACTTCCAGAATGTGGTTGCACGTTTACATATGCAGCCCCAAATAATGCCTTCGCTCTATCAATAGCAATCTGTTCAACTTCATCAACAACTTCACAACCGCCATAATACCTTTTCCCAGGGTACCCTTCAGCATATTTATTAGTTAATACAGAGCCCGCAGCTTCCATGACCTGGTCGCTTACAAAGTTCTCTGACGCAATAAGCTCAATACCGTGTAATTGGCGTTCTTTTTCTGCTTGAATAAGTTCAAAAATTTGTTCGTCGCGTTGCATAAAATTAAATTATTGTTAAATATTTCGACAAAAATAGGAAATAGAATAGTTAATAACATCAAAAAAGGTTTATTTACTGAGAAGTTTTTAACCATTTTATTAACGGTTATGCTAAATCTATATTTTCATTC from Flavivirga abyssicola includes the following:
- the glyA gene encoding serine hydroxymethyltransferase, with amino-acid sequence MQRDEQIFELIQAEKERQLHGIELIASENFVSDQVMEAAGSVLTNKYAEGYPGKRYYGGCEVVDEVEQIAIDRAKALFGAAYVNVQPHSGSQANTAVYHACLKPGDKILGFDLSHGGHLTHGSPVNFSGKLYNPVFYGVEQETGILNYDKIQEVATKEQPKLIIAGASAYSRDIDFKRFRTIADSVGAILMADISHPAGLIAKGILNDPLPHCHIVTTTTHKTLRGPRGGIIMMGQDFDNPFGITLKNGNLRKMSSLLDSAVFPGNQGGPLEHVIAAKAIAFGEALTDDFLNYQLQVKSNAAAMADALVAKGYNIISGGTDNHCMLIDLRNKNLSGKDAEQALVKADITVNKNMVPFDDKSPFVTSGIRLGVSAVTTRGLKEADMLAIVELIDEVITNFEDESVLEAIKDKVNTMMKDKPLFV
- a CDS encoding UDP-glucose--hexose-1-phosphate uridylyltransferase, which produces MKNTDLQDYSHKRLNILTGEWVLVSPHRAKRPWQGQNEAVSNDARPAYDETCYLCAGNTRINGEINPKYQDVFVFTNDFAALQKDSKSFSVEDGLLVAESETGICKVICFSPDHSKSLADMDVKDIQKVVFAWQKEFKELSENPNINYVQIFENKGAVMGCSNPHPHGQIWSQSTLPNEVDKKNTQQLAYYTKNNSSLLGDYLAQELEKQERIIFENDSFVVLIPFWAVWPFETMIVPKKQQATILELNEAEALQYAEAISVLTKAYDKLFNTSFPYSSGIHQAPTDGEENKHWHWHMSFYPPLLRSATVKKFMVGYEMFGSPQRDITAEIAARMIRELI
- a CDS encoding toll/interleukin-1 receptor domain-containing protein; this translates as MNENNRKRVFVSYSWDNQEHQEWVLNLSKELMKKFGVDIILDQFELSAGKDLTYFMESSIEKADKVLVILTPNYKLKAENRSKGVGYETSMISQEIFQSPISTVKFIPILREGSLATSTPKFLKSKIYHEMVDDSKYINKLYELSQIIYDKPLIEKPELGEIPDFKDKKIDPIIDIAIAVSNEEKLNNEIDSIMESFQGASLFKDEIEKLKLMLNEKIKLYRTSTALPFNHQLNNRDSYVISVLKYSVSFYWNLPFSNTVMDSELVVRYWNGVIHLERGHYFPGREPKVVKETIYSLDMDYSKNLLWHNQKQKMTTSEIVQQAFLYLIENVQKEKSKKFRS